A single region of the Microbulbifer sp. MKSA007 genome encodes:
- the csrA gene encoding carbon storage regulator CsrA — translation MLILTRRIGQNLRIGANVSITVLNVKGNQVQVGIKAPKSLAVHREEIYNRIQREQKIGK, via the coding sequence ATGTTGATTTTGACTCGCCGAATTGGCCAAAACCTCAGAATTGGGGCTAATGTCTCAATCACTGTATTGAACGTTAAAGGCAATCAAGTACAAGTAGGAATAAAGGCCCCCAAATCTTTAGCCGTCCACCGCGAAGAAATTTATAACCGTATCCAGAGAGAACAGAAGATAGGCAAGTAA
- a CDS encoding WYL domain-containing protein, giving the protein MNVRLRQDAIVRSLRRKGTLTIADLAAEVGASRRTVLRDISSLRDEGFVIRSEPGPGGGLQLDPQSVQTTARLSVAEIFALLISVASVRAAGSLPFSDLADAGLAKIEKALPVDKVRDLRRFMDCLYIGKLSPEVDVSNVGEMSPLLLPTFETAFLQRLYLSFQYRDAKGAVTSRVVEPQAMLILPPLWYLVAWDPARNDFRHFRMDRISQPEYLQDKKFRRRHIVFEDGVSPIRDNPKVSK; this is encoded by the coding sequence ATGAATGTACGTCTCCGACAAGACGCCATAGTGCGAAGCCTTCGGCGAAAGGGCACTTTGACGATTGCCGATTTAGCCGCTGAAGTTGGCGCATCCAGGCGCACCGTGCTGCGTGATATCAGCTCATTGCGGGATGAGGGTTTTGTTATCCGTTCTGAACCTGGCCCTGGGGGCGGCCTGCAACTTGATCCGCAATCGGTTCAAACTACAGCTCGGCTCTCGGTCGCTGAGATTTTTGCGTTGCTTATTAGCGTTGCATCCGTGCGTGCAGCAGGGAGTTTGCCCTTTTCGGATCTTGCGGATGCCGGGCTGGCAAAAATAGAGAAGGCTTTACCCGTTGATAAGGTGCGTGATTTACGCAGGTTTATGGATTGCCTGTACATCGGTAAGCTTTCGCCGGAGGTAGACGTATCTAATGTCGGAGAGATGTCGCCCTTACTACTGCCTACATTTGAAACGGCTTTTCTTCAGCGACTATACCTGAGCTTCCAATATCGTGATGCAAAAGGGGCAGTAACTAGCCGTGTTGTTGAACCGCAAGCTATGTTGATCTTGCCACCCTTATGGTATCTGGTAGCTTGGGACCCTGCTCGCAATGACTTTCGCCATTTTCGAATGGATCGAATTAGCCAGCCGGAATACCTTCAGGATAAGAAGTTTCGAAGACGACATATAGTCTTCGAAGATGGCGTATCTCCAATTCGTGATAATCCCAAAGTTTCAAAATGA
- a CDS encoding alpha/beta hydrolase yields MSRIPDFPTPTLISVNGIELEVFEAGQQNTGNPVVLCHGWPEHAFSWRHQIPALAAAGYHVIVPNQRGYGNSSCPTEVTSYDIEQLTGDLAALLDHYGYQDATFIGHDWGAMVVWGIALLHPSRVNKIINLALPYQARTEKPWIEIMEELLGSDYYFVHFNRQPGVADAVLDKNASQFLRNLLRKDVPPTPPEPGMVMINLARAVSPLGAPLLNDSELAVFVSAFEKTGFTSSINWYRNLDRNWHILADVDPVIQKPTLMIYGDHDLIPRSPDIKDFVPNVDEVNLNCGHWIQQERPEETNQVILNWLEQQSAT; encoded by the coding sequence TTGTCTAGAATACCCGATTTCCCCACACCTACTCTTATCTCAGTGAATGGCATAGAGCTGGAGGTCTTTGAAGCGGGCCAACAGAACACAGGAAACCCCGTTGTGCTTTGTCACGGATGGCCGGAACATGCCTTTTCCTGGCGCCACCAAATACCCGCTCTCGCCGCAGCGGGCTACCACGTTATCGTTCCCAATCAGCGAGGCTATGGCAACTCATCCTGCCCAACGGAAGTAACCAGCTATGACATCGAACAATTAACCGGCGATCTAGCTGCACTTCTGGATCACTACGGATACCAAGATGCAACCTTCATCGGTCATGATTGGGGTGCAATGGTCGTTTGGGGAATAGCGCTATTACATCCAAGCCGTGTTAATAAAATTATAAACCTCGCACTGCCCTATCAAGCCCGAACAGAAAAACCTTGGATCGAGATTATGGAGGAACTCCTTGGGAGCGATTATTATTTTGTGCACTTCAATAGGCAGCCAGGTGTTGCGGACGCAGTGTTGGACAAGAACGCTTCCCAGTTTCTTCGTAATTTGCTCCGCAAAGACGTACCTCCTACACCGCCGGAGCCTGGTATGGTAATGATCAATCTCGCGAGAGCAGTATCACCGCTTGGTGCCCCCTTGCTGAATGATAGTGAACTGGCTGTATTCGTTTCCGCATTTGAAAAAACGGGTTTTACAAGTAGCATAAATTGGTATAGAAACCTGGATCGCAATTGGCACATCTTGGCAGATGTAGACCCAGTTATCCAAAAGCCGACCCTTATGATTTACGGCGATCATGATTTGATACCTAGGTCTCCAGATATCAAAGATTTCGTTCCCAATGTAGATGAGGTGAACCTTAATTGCGGCCATTGGATTCAACAGGAAAGACCGGAAGAAACCAATCAAGTGATTTTAAACTGGCTGGAACAACAATCCGCTACTTAG
- a CDS encoding histidine kinase, translating to MIAIAHQYFMSILKDLKHPFFAKSFVVVLLLDIACVFVFFESGDISSVSSALTGAPIWFVFFYWLPTWSTALIVLRLRRRGYHSLLIEWMILVVHMTIGNQCVSWFIEYAFNVEGGLNMGLGIIFNGLMWATCLYCSYAMLEYRHKASEQKLAMQKAKLQTLRYQLNPHFMFNSLNTISSYIHSDPNLADEVLHKLADILRYSLDTGELEETTIKEEIELINKYLEIEKVRFGDNLKVEITVDPRASDISIPPLLLQPIFENCFKHCRTIESLHIQCRIYLKNDKVIIEVSDNGYGFQESVLSFIHSQGTGIHNLRQRIELRPNGKLTLSNKSGAHVKVEMSV from the coding sequence ATGATAGCTATTGCTCATCAATATTTTATGTCAATACTAAAAGATCTCAAGCATCCTTTCTTCGCGAAATCATTTGTCGTCGTTCTATTACTAGATATAGCTTGCGTATTTGTTTTTTTTGAATCAGGAGATATAAGCTCGGTTAGTAGTGCTCTCACTGGTGCTCCGATATGGTTTGTTTTCTTTTATTGGCTACCCACCTGGTCCACAGCTCTCATTGTATTGCGCCTTAGACGCAGAGGGTATCATTCATTATTAATCGAGTGGATGATCCTGGTAGTCCATATGACTATCGGCAATCAGTGCGTTAGCTGGTTTATAGAGTACGCCTTTAATGTCGAAGGCGGCTTGAATATGGGACTGGGCATTATCTTTAATGGGCTAATGTGGGCTACCTGTTTATACTGTTCTTACGCCATGCTGGAATACCGCCATAAAGCCTCTGAGCAAAAGCTCGCCATGCAGAAAGCAAAATTACAAACATTACGTTATCAGCTAAATCCACACTTCATGTTTAACAGTCTTAATACTATCTCCTCCTATATTCATAGCGATCCAAACCTTGCTGATGAAGTTTTACATAAACTAGCAGATATTTTGAGATATTCTCTCGACACTGGCGAGCTAGAAGAAACTACAATCAAAGAAGAAATTGAACTGATTAATAAGTATTTAGAAATAGAAAAAGTACGTTTTGGTGATAACTTGAAAGTAGAGATTACGGTAGACCCAAGAGCCAGTGATATCTCTATCCCTCCCCTATTATTACAGCCAATTTTTGAGAATTGCTTCAAACATTGCCGTACAATAGAAAGCTTACATATTCAATGTCGCATTTACTTAAAGAATGACAAGGTAATTATTGAAGTCTCAGATAACGGATATGGATTTCAGGAAAGCGTTCTTAGTTTTATCCACTCACAGGGAACTGGAATTCATAATTTGCGCCAGCGCATTGAGCTACGACCAAATGGAAAACTTACTCTAAGCAATAAAAGCGGTGCCCACGTTAAAGTTGAGATGTCTGTATGA
- a CDS encoding LytTR family DNA-binding domain-containing protein: MNLRVIIAEDEAPARNKLKAQLATINSIELVAEAKSGLEALTLIEEYQPQLLLMDIEMPHLSGLDVLDALTYQPYIIFTTAYSKFAIDAFNHDTIDYLLKPFPLQRLKAAIEKAEKRIKLIHNSTRVGGDSIALKRLVSKCDDRMTFIDLNDISYIKSEQGSIIAHTEKGIKPLQMGLDQLEQKLNPDQFLRLHRSYLINLDRVSEIQRYLNGKLAVIIDDEQKTTLISSRSGADRLKMIFEQGS, from the coding sequence ATGAATTTAAGGGTCATTATTGCCGAAGATGAAGCACCGGCAAGGAATAAATTAAAAGCTCAGCTGGCAACTATTAACTCTATTGAATTGGTTGCAGAAGCAAAATCTGGACTGGAAGCATTAACATTGATTGAGGAGTATCAACCACAACTACTACTGATGGACATTGAAATGCCTCATCTTAGTGGATTGGATGTGCTAGATGCCCTAACTTACCAACCCTATATTATTTTCACAACTGCGTATTCTAAATTTGCCATTGATGCTTTTAACCACGATACAATAGATTACTTGCTTAAACCCTTCCCATTGCAACGCTTAAAAGCTGCCATTGAAAAAGCTGAGAAGCGAATCAAACTTATTCATAACAGTACTCGGGTAGGGGGTGATTCGATAGCACTAAAGCGCCTCGTAAGTAAGTGCGATGATCGCATGACCTTTATTGATCTGAACGATATTTCTTATATTAAGTCTGAACAAGGTTCAATTATTGCTCATACAGAGAAAGGCATCAAACCCTTACAAATGGGCTTAGATCAACTGGAGCAAAAGCTTAATCCAGATCAATTTCTACGCCTACATCGTAGCTATCTGATTAACCTGGACAGAGTCTCGGAAATTCAGCGTTATTTAAATGGAAAATTGGCGGTGATTATTGATGACGAACAGAAAACCACTTTAATATCTAGCCGATCCGGAGCCGATAGATTGAAAATGATATTCGAGCAGGGAAGCTAG